A part of Haladaptatus caseinilyticus genomic DNA contains:
- a CDS encoding acyl-CoA dehydrogenase family protein, with protein sequence MALIESALSTENREIRDRAAEFATDVVAPRAEEIEVTDEFPRDIMEAAGDYDLLGILLPEEYGGLNSDFVSYCLAVEEVAQESGAVAESIQGHTFAAVPIAQFGTEQQCDEYLPSMIEGDMMGAMLLTEPGAGSSPSELSTTAETHAGDYIISGEKAFGTNAGVADLHLVVARVQPSPDDSHGVSVFLVPGINETSGFTFDRTEFMGMRGHVTGDSTLEGVVVPDNGLLGEIGQGFRIAMGTIDMARTGLGAIGTGIATAAFDHAVEYAGEREQGGQPVGTYQAVQVLIAEMDAQLDGARHLVYNSATTIAHESGDTRASSKAKFVASDVAEFVTRNALQVHGGRGYRKDLPLERYYRDAKILSIIGGTTEIQKTTVASAVLGL encoded by the coding sequence ATGGCTCTCATCGAGAGTGCGTTATCAACAGAGAACCGAGAGATACGTGACCGAGCAGCGGAGTTTGCAACGGACGTCGTTGCCCCACGCGCAGAAGAGATCGAGGTAACCGACGAGTTTCCACGAGACATAATGGAGGCCGCTGGAGACTACGATCTGCTTGGAATATTGTTACCGGAAGAATACGGTGGGTTGAACTCAGATTTCGTGTCGTATTGCCTTGCTGTTGAAGAGGTCGCCCAAGAGAGTGGTGCTGTAGCAGAAAGCATCCAGGGGCACACATTCGCGGCAGTCCCCATCGCGCAGTTTGGAACGGAACAACAATGCGACGAATATCTTCCATCGATGATTGAAGGCGACATGATGGGGGCAATGCTATTGACCGAGCCAGGAGCAGGAAGCTCTCCATCTGAACTCTCCACTACTGCGGAAACACACGCCGGAGATTATATCATTTCCGGTGAGAAGGCGTTCGGGACAAACGCAGGGGTTGCTGATCTTCATCTCGTCGTTGCTCGTGTCCAACCGTCCCCCGATGACTCACACGGTGTGAGCGTCTTTCTCGTCCCGGGGATCAACGAAACATCCGGGTTCACATTCGATCGAACAGAATTCATGGGGATGCGTGGTCACGTGACAGGTGACTCGACGCTTGAAGGCGTTGTAGTACCGGACAATGGACTCCTTGGCGAGATTGGGCAGGGCTTCCGCATTGCAATGGGAACAATAGATATGGCCCGAACAGGGCTCGGTGCCATTGGGACTGGAATTGCTACTGCAGCATTCGATCACGCAGTTGAATATGCTGGTGAGCGTGAACAGGGTGGTCAACCTGTCGGAACCTACCAGGCCGTTCAGGTTCTGATTGCCGAGATGGATGCTCAGCTCGATGGTGCTCGACACCTTGTGTATAATTCCGCTACAACGATCGCTCATGAATCGGGCGATACACGAGCGTCGAGTAAGGCAAAGTTCGTCGCTAGCGATGTCGCTGAGTTTGTCACGCGAAATGCCTTGCAGGTTCACGGCGGGAGAGGCTATAGAAAGGATCTCCCACTTGAGCGCTATTATCGCGATGCGAAGATCCTTAGCATCATCGGAGGAACGACGGAAATCCAAAAGACGACTGTCGCTAGTGCTGTGCTTGGGCTATAA
- a CDS encoding metal-sulfur cluster assembly factor, which translates to MSINTAPTNTDKFTLGPDEETSTFEQELWTLIDEIPDPHIPVSLVEMGMIYEVNETDGDVTVEMTFPCMGCPAYEFIQTDIKSILRPVEGVESVTIDIVWDPVWSKDMLEPEVQEKMRNAGISL; encoded by the coding sequence ATGAGCATAAACACCGCACCGACGAATACTGACAAATTCACGCTTGGGCCAGATGAGGAAACATCGACCTTCGAGCAGGAACTCTGGACGTTGATTGACGAGATTCCCGACCCACATATTCCGGTTAGTTTGGTTGAAATGGGGATGATCTATGAAGTCAACGAAACAGATGGTGATGTCACAGTCGAGATGACGTTCCCATGTATGGGCTGTCCGGCATACGAGTTCATTCAGACCGATATCAAGAGTATCCTTCGTCCAGTCGAAGGGGTCGAATCCGTTACGATAGATATCGTCTGGGACCCCGTGTGGTCGAAAGACATGCTCGAACCAGAAGTCCAGGAAAAAATGCGGAACGCCGGAATCAGTCTATGA
- a CDS encoding Phenylacetic acid catabolic protein translates to MVSERQFKEELQNGRMIESTDEMTDGYRDALITILKVSGDTELMSAPAYYEQSLNAPSLNARTSCVSVIQDELGHGHIAYRLLEDLGMNREELVYGREPHEFRNTYGFDQHIDNFAELVSAHGMFDRAGIVLLGDIHENTSYAPWKRALTKVSKEEQFHLRHGETWMRRLATKNDKTKQKLQSAVDWMFPIAIEWFGLPDDKKKHSDQIDYQIKGLTNDELRQAWMERTVPLCNELDLEVPAHYDDETGEYVLEYDFPVAFDEENKQWLFDEPISWSDVIDRWRSRGPANEKYVNMIQSGKLEALT, encoded by the coding sequence ATGGTTAGCGAACGGCAGTTCAAGGAAGAACTGCAAAATGGGCGAATGATTGAATCGACAGATGAAATGACGGATGGCTATCGAGATGCGCTGATCACGATCCTCAAAGTGTCCGGAGACACTGAACTGATGAGTGCCCCAGCCTATTACGAGCAGTCGTTAAATGCACCGAGTTTGAATGCTCGAACTTCCTGTGTGAGTGTGATTCAGGACGAACTTGGCCATGGTCATATCGCCTACCGATTACTCGAGGATCTCGGTATGAACCGGGAAGAGCTCGTCTACGGACGCGAACCTCATGAGTTTCGCAATACGTACGGCTTCGACCAACACATCGATAACTTCGCAGAACTAGTGTCCGCACACGGGATGTTTGACCGAGCAGGGATCGTGCTCCTCGGCGATATCCACGAAAATACCTCGTATGCACCGTGGAAGCGCGCCCTCACCAAGGTAAGCAAAGAAGAACAATTCCACCTCCGACATGGTGAAACGTGGATGCGCAGGCTTGCGACGAAAAACGACAAGACGAAACAAAAACTTCAGTCAGCAGTCGACTGGATGTTCCCGATCGCTATCGAATGGTTTGGACTCCCGGACGACAAGAAAAAGCATAGCGATCAAATCGACTATCAAATCAAGGGCTTGACCAACGATGAACTCCGCCAAGCATGGATGGAACGAACGGTTCCGTTGTGCAATGAACTCGATCTCGAAGTTCCAGCGCATTATGACGATGAAACAGGCGAGTACGTCCTTGAGTATGACTTTCCGGTTGCCTTTGACGAGGAAAACAAACAATGGCTGTTCGACGAACCAATTTCGTGGTCTGATGTCATCGACCGTTGGCGGTCTCGTGGGCCAGCAAACGAAAAATACGTTAACATGATCCAGTCCGGGAAATTGGAGGCACTCACATGA
- a CDS encoding UbiD family decarboxylase: MSAESFRDYLSLLDAANKTTRISQPVSWNLEASALTMKADLTDAEIPIFENVGGQGSADARLVGDPYRGPRGRPWDRMAIALDVPTGLTGDQYYKAIIDRLQSPIPPTTVDSGSAPCKEVVRTGSEIDLFDFPWPYIHEGDGGRYSNLHTAITTDPDSEWTDWSYHRAMIHSQKKASILLLAGEQTPNLYYYKYERRNEPMPIAIALGSEPAVYFSSVMWIPTGRDEADFAGALKQEPIELVKCETNDLLVPASAEFIIEGTVLPDERLDEGPFGDYFGYMNGPRRSMPALEVDAITHRKRPYIPFCVEGAGVGHTHNSSSTMEVGCVGPDATLGLRAAGFNVEKCVPWRFTPRTAYTVSTENPRPGYLHELANFIFTTWGMLHIDFFVFVDSDIDPLDQRAVLEAITINADPNQDFHQFGVETMPKVPLNIYQTPEEKGNVETGTSKTKTAKAYIDATSDSSQVKSGYLDDDEIIDEARKTLEEAGLAFKAVSSPETSR, encoded by the coding sequence ATGAGCGCAGAAAGTTTTCGCGATTATCTTTCGCTTCTCGATGCCGCAAACAAGACAACACGGATCTCTCAGCCGGTGTCTTGGAATCTTGAGGCAAGTGCCCTCACGATGAAGGCAGATCTCACTGATGCCGAGATTCCGATTTTCGAGAATGTCGGAGGTCAAGGATCTGCCGATGCACGACTCGTTGGCGACCCCTATCGTGGTCCAAGAGGCCGTCCATGGGATCGAATGGCTATAGCACTTGACGTCCCAACGGGATTAACCGGTGATCAGTACTACAAGGCGATTATCGATCGGCTACAATCACCGATTCCACCCACGACTGTTGATAGCGGATCAGCCCCTTGCAAGGAAGTTGTACGGACAGGCTCTGAAATCGACCTATTTGATTTTCCGTGGCCATATATTCATGAAGGTGATGGAGGACGATATTCGAATCTACATACCGCAATTACAACCGACCCTGATTCGGAATGGACAGACTGGTCGTACCACCGTGCGATGATCCATTCTCAAAAGAAAGCGAGCATTCTCCTTCTTGCTGGTGAACAGACGCCAAATCTCTACTATTACAAATACGAACGACGCAACGAACCCATGCCGATCGCAATTGCGCTCGGATCAGAACCGGCAGTATATTTTTCGTCGGTGATGTGGATTCCAACCGGTCGTGATGAGGCAGACTTTGCAGGAGCATTAAAACAAGAACCAATTGAACTCGTCAAGTGTGAAACCAACGATCTTTTGGTTCCTGCCAGTGCAGAATTCATCATCGAGGGAACGGTATTGCCTGACGAACGATTAGACGAGGGCCCGTTTGGAGATTATTTTGGATATATGAATGGCCCTAGGCGATCAATGCCCGCATTAGAGGTCGATGCTATTACACACCGTAAGCGACCGTATATCCCGTTTTGCGTAGAAGGGGCCGGTGTCGGCCACACACACAACTCAAGCTCGACTATGGAAGTGGGTTGTGTTGGGCCCGATGCAACGCTTGGGCTTCGAGCTGCGGGATTTAATGTGGAAAAATGTGTTCCTTGGCGGTTCACTCCACGGACGGCGTACACAGTTTCTACTGAAAATCCACGACCAGGCTATCTCCATGAACTCGCGAATTTTATTTTCACGACCTGGGGAATGCTCCATATCGATTTCTTTGTCTTCGTTGATTCAGATATCGATCCATTGGACCAGCGTGCTGTTCTCGAAGCGATTACTATCAACGCAGACCCAAATCAAGACTTCCATCAATTCGGTGTAGAAACGATGCCGAAAGTACCACTCAACATCTACCAAACCCCTGAAGAAAAAGGAAACGTTGAAACGGGGACTTCAAAGACAAAGACAGCAAAGGCATACATCGATGCCACAAGCGATTCTTCTCAAGTAAAGTCCGGATATCTCGACGATGATGAGATCATAGATGAAGCACGAAAAACCCTAGAGGAGGCGGGGTTAGCGTTCAAAGCAGTATCTTCTCCGGAGACCTCACGATGA
- a CDS encoding PaaD-like zinc ribbon domain-containing protein: MSTMNDPTTQEEFTPTCPFCMSTNVKQESAFGSEISKAQYYCDNCQTMFERLKYDGKRPDTNR, from the coding sequence ATGAGTACCATGAATGACCCCACGACGCAGGAGGAGTTCACCCCGACCTGCCCTTTCTGCATGTCAACCAACGTCAAGCAAGAGTCCGCGTTTGGGTCCGAGATCTCGAAGGCCCAGTACTACTGTGACAACTGTCAAACCATGTTTGAACGGCTCAAGTATGATGGCAAGCGCCCGGATACGAATCGATAA
- a CDS encoding Phenylacetic acid catabolic protein: MSEWSTEALEYVQSITDTKLLLSHRYAEWMLAGPSLEDNIGGASAAQDEAGHIRQLMRLLEQQGRDSDWLEGAREPEEFQNPPPLDSSNETWLEYIVAVATTDRAAWYMLESITVDDFDGLVKKIGEDEYFHLDYHDARLTTLAESQPDELQEALEQTLPAVLSFIGPESYTDEQDPLVQNGFVDRSAMELRTAILSHYEDLFNDTAVSIVAIDSTGPSQDDWNSTRRRVGSETIASSVIESLTGEHNKEFAMQ; encoded by the coding sequence ATGAGTGAATGGTCTACAGAAGCACTGGAATATGTTCAATCAATCACCGATACGAAGCTCTTGTTGTCCCACCGCTACGCCGAGTGGATGTTGGCGGGACCGTCTCTCGAGGACAATATCGGTGGTGCCAGTGCTGCCCAAGATGAAGCAGGGCACATTCGACAGCTGATGCGTCTGCTTGAACAGCAAGGTCGAGACTCTGATTGGCTCGAAGGAGCTCGTGAACCAGAGGAATTTCAGAACCCACCACCGTTGGATTCATCGAACGAAACTTGGCTTGAGTATATCGTGGCCGTTGCAACTACTGATCGCGCAGCATGGTATATGCTCGAATCAATCACCGTAGATGATTTCGACGGGCTCGTGAAAAAGATTGGAGAAGACGAATACTTCCATCTCGACTACCACGATGCACGTCTAACGACGCTTGCAGAAAGCCAACCCGATGAGCTTCAAGAAGCCCTGGAACAAACACTCCCAGCAGTCCTATCGTTCATTGGTCCGGAATCGTATACTGATGAGCAAGATCCCTTGGTACAGAATGGGTTTGTTGATCGGTCTGCTATGGAACTTCGGACTGCCATCCTCTCACACTATGAAGACCTTTTCAACGATACTGCAGTGTCGATTGTAGCTATCGACAGTACGGGTCCTTCCCAAGATGATTGGAACTCGACTCGACGACGCGTGGGAAGTGAAACGATCGCTTCGTCTGTTATCGAATCCCTCACTGGTGAACATAACAAGGAGTTCGCCATGCAATGA
- a CDS encoding UbiD family decarboxylase — MYSLGLPALSGEAPTITLGLCAGPIDDKTVWAPIHARVEDHDSLIASIPAALGKQLTHGTEITIAIGVPTACLIAAKLSWIGETNTGNALSMARTYSDIAFADEQGGLIPASSEGVISGTVGERSDYQPRHREGWEKATETTTLKIHVTDLALREEAILPFSPLGAPLADDIHLASIVESVRLLRRLNNYWGVSPVKWIHLPAETHLGMCLVATEILYAGFEWQLANTLFAFSQLFDKVLILDEDTPPGNLARAFDDMWIKAHPSHDWHFSEPQAPAATATAYRRDGRTGSRLFIDATWDPRWDDEFIAPRVDFESSYPEDIRAFVLDNWDEMGFSTDPGGQ; from the coding sequence ATGTACTCACTTGGATTGCCAGCCCTTTCGGGCGAAGCACCAACAATCACCCTTGGACTGTGTGCGGGACCTATCGACGATAAAACGGTGTGGGCGCCAATCCACGCGCGTGTAGAGGACCATGATAGCCTCATCGCCTCAATTCCTGCAGCACTCGGAAAACAATTGACTCATGGTACCGAAATCACTATTGCGATTGGAGTACCCACCGCATGCCTCATCGCTGCGAAATTATCGTGGATTGGTGAGACAAACACAGGAAATGCCCTCTCAATGGCACGAACGTATAGCGATATAGCATTCGCCGATGAACAAGGTGGTCTCATTCCGGCAAGTTCCGAGGGTGTCATTAGTGGAACGGTAGGTGAGAGATCCGACTATCAACCACGGCACAGAGAAGGATGGGAGAAAGCGACCGAAACTACGACCCTGAAAATTCACGTCACCGATCTAGCGCTACGTGAGGAAGCAATACTCCCCTTTTCACCACTTGGAGCCCCTCTTGCAGACGATATTCATTTGGCAAGCATCGTAGAGTCGGTTCGGTTGCTACGGCGATTGAATAACTATTGGGGAGTGAGTCCCGTCAAATGGATCCACCTTCCAGCGGAAACCCACCTCGGGATGTGTCTCGTGGCGACAGAGATCCTCTATGCAGGATTCGAGTGGCAACTCGCGAATACCCTCTTTGCGTTTTCACAGTTGTTCGACAAAGTACTCATCCTCGACGAAGATACACCACCTGGAAACTTGGCGAGAGCATTCGACGATATGTGGATCAAAGCACATCCATCCCATGATTGGCATTTCAGCGAACCACAGGCACCTGCTGCAACAGCAACTGCCTACCGGCGCGATGGGAGGACTGGATCAAGGTTATTTATCGACGCAACATGGGATCCCCGATGGGATGACGAGTTCATCGCACCGCGAGTAGATTTCGAATCTTCGTATCCAGAAGACATTAGAGCGTTCGTGCTCGACAATTGGGATGAGATGGGATTTTCAACGGATCCAGGAGGGCAGTGA
- a CDS encoding enoyl-CoA hydratase/isomerase family protein, with protein MESFEDLELENFSTEMDGHVGILRIDRPPANAHDLDMIIELQSAVESVRFDETVRVAVLASGNDRFFSTGFDINVLQDESADHIGKASQTSKEAIMKMRTTDTLFIAAVDGHCMGGGLEFALACDLRYIGNDEEYNIGVPEVDLGLIPGEAGTQLLPRYVGRSKALKMMISGETLDPEEGHDIGLFDELVSAGDAEKEALEFAQEVAQLPNKAVGFDKLAVNEGMELSLWDALAHERELQNQLFDTPGAKEGIAAFLEKRDPDFVGAELGDKEVKKLSQVESER; from the coding sequence ATGGAGTCATTCGAAGACTTAGAGCTAGAGAACTTTAGCACAGAAATGGATGGCCACGTTGGCATCCTTCGTATCGACCGCCCGCCGGCGAACGCACACGACCTCGATATGATCATCGAGTTGCAGTCGGCTGTTGAAAGCGTTCGATTCGACGAAACGGTTCGTGTTGCCGTTCTTGCTAGCGGGAACGACCGGTTCTTCTCGACCGGGTTTGACATTAATGTGCTCCAGGACGAGAGTGCCGATCACATTGGAAAAGCGAGCCAGACGAGCAAAGAGGCGATCATGAAGATGCGAACGACGGACACGCTGTTCATCGCTGCCGTCGATGGCCACTGTATGGGTGGCGGTCTCGAGTTCGCACTCGCATGCGACTTGCGATACATCGGTAACGATGAGGAGTACAACATTGGTGTGCCCGAAGTTGATCTCGGACTTATCCCCGGAGAGGCAGGGACACAACTCCTCCCCCGTTATGTTGGTCGCTCGAAAGCGTTGAAAATGATGATCAGTGGTGAAACACTCGATCCAGAAGAGGGCCACGACATCGGATTGTTCGATGAATTGGTCTCGGCAGGCGACGCAGAAAAAGAAGCACTCGAATTTGCACAGGAGGTCGCCCAACTCCCGAACAAGGCAGTTGGATTCGACAAGCTAGCTGTCAACGAAGGTATGGAGTTGTCCCTCTGGGACGCACTAGCGCACGAACGTGAACTCCAGAACCAACTCTTTGACACTCCAGGTGCAAAAGAAGGAATTGCCGCATTCCTCGAAAAACGTGATCCGGATTTCGTTGGTGCTGAACTCGGTGACAAAGAAGTTAAGAAACTCTCCCAGGTTGAATCCGAACGCTAA
- a CDS encoding 3-hydroxy-3-methylglutaryl CoA synthase, translating into MRGIATVGRYLPRYEISSKTVADSWGQYNGSGIKTKRVPTADEDVLTMAVAAAESAIDHSSFDVDTVSSVHFATTSPPLEEEELIPRFVRMLGLSETISARTFTQSTRSGAPALSTALQTDGVALVIAADAPRGDPADIDHPFGAGAAAFLITDSAQVEHLETATVVDELPGIRYREQGTESVEELEITSYERSEIKRCVTEAISQFDRDVDDIAAAAIHQPDARFPSRIISGTRIDETAVNRGIIADQFGDVGAAGVPLALTKSFSAIDRDERTLAIFFGSGGGVTAMLFCGAIDNNWMQESHTEEISYSTYLRNRGYIGTIDVSGGGAHVSLPSWRRTLDQRYRLVAGRCPECSGLAFPPEGTCPECHCSVEFEQVELPRQGTIRAVTVIGQGGAPPEFTEQQRRNGEYGVAIIEVGFAKDDSITLPAQLTDTDPTTVAVGDDVRALIRRIYTQEGVPRYGVKFSPVES; encoded by the coding sequence ATGAGGGGAATTGCAACCGTAGGCCGATATCTCCCTCGCTACGAGATTAGTTCCAAAACAGTCGCTGATTCGTGGGGCCAATACAATGGTTCTGGTATCAAGACAAAGCGTGTACCAACAGCGGACGAAGACGTTTTGACGATGGCTGTTGCCGCAGCTGAATCTGCGATTGATCACAGTTCGTTTGATGTCGATACTGTTTCATCTGTTCATTTTGCGACGACTTCTCCTCCTCTTGAAGAGGAAGAACTCATTCCACGGTTCGTTCGTATGCTGGGACTTTCTGAGACTATCTCGGCACGAACGTTTACCCAAAGTACTCGTTCGGGAGCACCAGCATTATCCACAGCGCTCCAAACCGATGGAGTTGCGCTTGTTATTGCAGCAGATGCACCACGAGGCGATCCAGCGGACATAGATCATCCGTTTGGAGCCGGTGCTGCGGCATTTCTCATCACTGATTCGGCACAGGTAGAGCACCTCGAAACAGCTACTGTTGTCGATGAACTTCCCGGTATTCGATATCGGGAGCAAGGTACTGAATCAGTCGAAGAGCTTGAGATAACGTCGTATGAACGCAGTGAGATCAAACGGTGTGTCACGGAAGCCATCTCGCAATTTGATCGTGATGTTGATGACATCGCTGCAGCAGCGATTCATCAGCCTGACGCTCGATTTCCCTCTCGGATCATAAGTGGTACCCGGATCGATGAAACAGCCGTAAATAGAGGTATTATTGCAGACCAGTTTGGCGATGTTGGTGCTGCCGGTGTACCACTCGCATTGACTAAGAGTTTCTCTGCAATTGATCGTGATGAGAGAACTCTCGCCATATTCTTTGGGAGTGGTGGTGGCGTCACTGCAATGCTATTCTGCGGAGCTATCGACAATAACTGGATGCAAGAATCCCATACCGAAGAGATCTCCTACTCGACGTATCTCCGCAACCGGGGTTACATTGGGACTATTGATGTCTCCGGCGGAGGTGCTCACGTTAGTCTACCCTCTTGGCGACGAACGCTCGACCAGCGGTATCGTCTTGTAGCTGGTCGATGTCCGGAATGTTCTGGGCTTGCGTTTCCACCGGAAGGAACCTGTCCAGAGTGCCACTGTAGCGTTGAATTCGAGCAGGTCGAACTCCCACGTCAAGGTACTATTCGAGCAGTGACGGTCATTGGACAAGGAGGGGCACCACCTGAGTTCACTGAACAACAGCGACGAAATGGAGAGTACGGGGTTGCAATTATTGAGGTTGGTTTCGCAAAAGATGATAGCATTACACTGCCAGCACAGCTCACAGACACTGATCCTACGACGGTTGCTGTCGGTGACGATGTTCGGGCGCTAATTCGACGGATCTACACACAAGAAGGTGTTCCACGATACGGTGTTAAGTTCAGCCCGGTTGAATCATAG
- a CDS encoding phenylacetic acid degradation PaaB family protein has product MRYEVFAQIKPGDEINHVGRVEADNSRLAKSYARTTFNEEDWNYMAVVAEENLLEVTGEHDIPTPEGEL; this is encoded by the coding sequence ATGAGATACGAAGTGTTTGCACAGATCAAACCTGGAGACGAGATTAATCACGTTGGTAGGGTTGAAGCGGATAACAGCCGTCTAGCAAAATCGTACGCGAGAACAACGTTCAATGAAGAGGACTGGAACTACATGGCAGTCGTCGCGGAAGAAAACCTCTTGGAGGTTACTGGCGAGCATGATATACCAACCCCGGAGGGAGAGTTATGA
- a CDS encoding MBL fold metallo-hydrolase, with product MERIGVGKGSPEGTNSAYVFPERKVVIDPGPPGKDSWQQLKDGISAAGLQPADVSTIFVTHWHIDHAGLAPRLAKIADANIAMHKADAQLVAEYGDERERRVERDMQNLEQWGVPENIIRSVRDQDTPSPLPDRIPVRELSDGDQFNGLEVIHTPGHTSGHASVTVDGQLFVGDAVLPTYTPNVGGSDTRIKQPLQTYYQTLDRLQTREEIAYPGHGKNVSLGDRIDEIFAHHKKRSEQVLGLVQKQGPVTPWEIATILFGDMSGIHVKLGAGEAAAHLTDLAEKEDIEFVAEDPDTYSSKK from the coding sequence ATGGAACGAATCGGTGTCGGCAAGGGAAGCCCCGAGGGAACGAACAGCGCATATGTCTTCCCAGAACGGAAAGTGGTGATAGACCCAGGGCCACCAGGTAAAGACTCGTGGCAACAACTGAAAGATGGCATTTCTGCTGCGGGTTTGCAACCGGCAGACGTCTCAACAATATTTGTTACCCATTGGCATATTGATCACGCTGGACTCGCCCCTCGGCTAGCCAAGATAGCCGATGCTAACATTGCTATGCATAAAGCAGATGCACAACTCGTTGCGGAATATGGGGATGAACGAGAGCGCCGGGTTGAACGTGACATGCAGAATCTTGAGCAATGGGGAGTTCCAGAGAATATCATCCGGTCAGTACGGGACCAAGATACACCTTCACCTCTCCCAGACCGAATTCCAGTTCGAGAACTATCCGATGGAGACCAATTCAACGGGTTAGAGGTGATTCATACACCGGGTCATACTAGTGGACATGCATCAGTGACAGTTGATGGGCAGCTATTCGTTGGTGATGCTGTCCTCCCAACCTACACTCCGAACGTAGGTGGGAGCGATACACGAATCAAACAACCACTCCAAACATATTATCAGACACTCGACCGGCTCCAAACACGTGAAGAAATTGCGTATCCAGGCCACGGGAAAAATGTCTCTCTTGGGGATCGGATTGACGAAATATTTGCCCACCACAAGAAGCGCTCAGAGCAAGTTTTGGGACTTGTTCAGAAACAGGGACCGGTGACACCATGGGAAATCGCAACAATTCTCTTCGGGGATATGAGCGGAATTCACGTTAAGCTTGGCGCTGGAGAAGCAGCTGCCCATCTTACCGACCTCGCTGAGAAGGAAGATATCGAATTCGTTGCAGAGGATCCAGATACGTATTCCTCCAAGAAATAG
- a CDS encoding thiolase domain-containing protein yields MTEAYVIGAGQSPFGSFPNESYRSLFATAFDRALASVGTGIDRNRIDEAFIGTLGVGGRQLGLSGPAVTEYIGLHGIPTTRVENACAASGYAFRNAVTAVRAGIADLVLAGGYEIMTDMSSDHTKWWLGVSGETEWERLSGTTFAGVYAQMASAHMAAYGTTIEDLSRVAVKNHRNGAANPNAQLGFECTLEDAIGAPTVADPLNLYHCCPTTDGASAVLVASEKVANELDEISVRVSGMGASSDRVGLFQRDTFTDIPASRRAAERAYDDAGIGPDDIDFAEVHDCFAIAEIMAYEDLGFCDRGEGGKLLRDEVTHPTGRLPVNTSGGLKSKGHPIGATGTGQIVEIFEQLRGEAHTQVEEPRYGLAHNVGGSGGSATVHVFERMQEGVV; encoded by the coding sequence GTGACGGAGGCATATGTTATCGGGGCTGGCCAATCACCGTTTGGCTCCTTCCCCAATGAGAGCTATCGATCCTTGTTTGCAACTGCATTTGATCGTGCGCTTGCAAGTGTCGGTACTGGTATCGACCGAAATCGTATTGATGAGGCGTTTATCGGAACGCTCGGAGTTGGCGGACGTCAACTTGGTCTGAGTGGTCCAGCGGTAACTGAGTATATCGGACTTCATGGGATTCCAACTACCCGTGTCGAAAATGCTTGCGCTGCCAGCGGCTATGCATTCAGAAATGCCGTAACGGCTGTTCGAGCCGGTATCGCAGATCTCGTACTGGCCGGTGGATACGAGATCATGACCGATATGAGCTCCGACCATACAAAATGGTGGCTCGGGGTGAGTGGCGAGACTGAGTGGGAACGGCTTTCTGGCACGACATTTGCTGGGGTCTATGCACAGATGGCAAGTGCGCACATGGCCGCGTATGGAACAACTATTGAGGATCTCTCACGCGTTGCAGTCAAGAACCATCGGAATGGAGCAGCAAATCCAAATGCGCAACTGGGTTTCGAGTGTACTCTGGAAGACGCTATAGGAGCACCGACCGTCGCTGATCCACTCAATCTGTATCACTGCTGCCCAACGACGGACGGTGCAAGTGCTGTACTGGTTGCAAGCGAGAAGGTGGCAAACGAACTCGATGAAATCTCAGTTCGTGTTTCAGGTATGGGTGCTTCGAGCGATCGAGTCGGCCTATTCCAACGGGATACATTCACAGACATTCCCGCGAGCAGACGTGCGGCAGAACGCGCGTATGATGATGCTGGAATTGGTCCTGATGACATCGATTTTGCAGAGGTCCACGACTGTTTTGCCATTGCAGAAATCATGGCATATGAAGATCTAGGCTTCTGTGACCGTGGCGAGGGAGGGAAACTTCTTCGTGATGAAGTAACGCATCCCACTGGGCGACTGCCAGTCAATACAAGCGGCGGGTTGAAATCGAAAGGTCATCCCATCGGTGCAACTGGCACTGGCCAGATCGTAGAAATCTTCGAACAGCTCCGCGGTGAGGCACACACACAAGTCGAAGAGCCACGCTATGGGCTCGCCCATAACGTCGGAGGGAGTGGTGGAAGTGCGACCGTCCATGTCTTCGAACGCATGCAGGAGGGCGTAGTATGA